A single region of the Phaenicophaeus curvirostris isolate KB17595 chromosome 4, BPBGC_Pcur_1.0, whole genome shotgun sequence genome encodes:
- the SCOC gene encoding short coiled-coil protein isoform X1 — protein sequence MMNADMDAVEAENQVELEEKTRLINQVLELQHTLEDLSARVDAVKEENLKLKSENQVLGQYIENLMSASSVFQTTDTKSKRK from the exons ATGATGAATGCTGACATGGATG CGGTTGAGGCTGAGAATCAGGTGGAATTAGAAGAGAAAACACGGCTTATTAATCAAGTTTTGGAACTGCAGCACACACTTGAAG ATCTCTCAGCACGAGTAGATGctgttaaagaagaaaacttgaaaCTGAAATCAGAAAACCAAGTTCTCGGACAGTATATAGAAAATCTGATGTCAGCATCTAGTGTTTTCCAAACAACtgacacaaaaagcaaaaggaagtaA
- the SCOC gene encoding short coiled-coil protein isoform X2: MELPLDEEDGTFTNISLADDAAEHLSGTRSWKTEKAHSTMMNADMDAVEAENQVELEEKTRLINQVLELQHTLEDLSARVDAVKEENLKLKSENQVLGQYIENLMSASSVFQTTDTKSKRK; the protein is encoded by the exons atggaGTTACCTTTGGATGAGGAGGATGGCACTTTCACCAACATTTCTTTGGCAGATGATGCAG CAGAGCATCTCTCAGGAACACGctcttggaaaacagaaaaagcccaCTCTACGATGATGAATGCTGACATGGATG CGGTTGAGGCTGAGAATCAGGTGGAATTAGAAGAGAAAACACGGCTTATTAATCAAGTTTTGGAACTGCAGCACACACTTGAAG ATCTCTCAGCACGAGTAGATGctgttaaagaagaaaacttgaaaCTGAAATCAGAAAACCAAGTTCTCGGACAGTATATAGAAAATCTGATGTCAGCATCTAGTGTTTTCCAAACAACtgacacaaaaagcaaaaggaagtaA